The proteins below come from a single Ignavibacteriales bacterium genomic window:
- a CDS encoding DUF6089 family protein, translating into MRKIFLITVILFSFIATLSTYGQFGSKGLKVGLQANYLYPRNDFDNDDGIKLAWLLRGFIRADLVKGLQVEFGAGLGKYSGLANYYNHDDPKDYYSTRIIPIDFRFIISPWERESYNPYIFAGVGALQYDKLTNELRFKSPQTIENTGWTAVVPAGLGVQFKVSESFALDMSAAVNLTLTDNLDYFKKNDNKDFYYTAGIGLFYFGSNANADDDNDGLTNKEEELLGTDPKNPDTDGDGLLDGAEVKTYKTNPLDPDTDKDGLKDGQEVNMYKTDPNKADTDNDGLNDGEEVMKYKTDPLKVDTDGDGLKDGEEVMKYDTDGDGLKDGEEVMKYKTDPLNIDTDGGTIGDGVEVNRGTNPLDPSDDVPKVIKVEVGQAIVLEGIEFKTASSEILPVSEEILKLALSTLKYYKDMEVEIAGHTDNVGKKAYNKKLSDSRAKAVKTWLVNQGIDEKRITTRGYWFSKPIATNKTAEGKQKNRRIEFVRTK; encoded by the coding sequence ATGAGGAAAATTTTTCTAATTACTGTTATTTTATTTAGTTTCATCGCCACTTTATCAACTTATGGTCAGTTCGGTTCAAAAGGACTTAAGGTGGGATTGCAGGCAAATTACCTATATCCAAGAAATGATTTTGATAATGACGATGGAATAAAATTAGCCTGGTTATTAAGAGGTTTTATTAGAGCAGATCTTGTTAAAGGGTTGCAAGTAGAGTTTGGAGCAGGGCTTGGTAAATATTCGGGTTTAGCCAACTATTATAACCACGATGATCCAAAAGATTATTATTCAACCAGGATTATTCCAATTGATTTTAGATTTATAATAAGTCCCTGGGAAAGAGAATCTTACAATCCTTATATATTTGCTGGTGTTGGTGCACTTCAGTATGATAAGTTGACCAATGAACTCAGGTTTAAATCTCCGCAGACAATCGAAAATACAGGTTGGACGGCTGTTGTTCCAGCAGGGCTAGGTGTTCAATTTAAGGTTTCAGAAAGTTTTGCACTTGATATGAGTGCAGCAGTTAATCTTACTTTAACTGATAATCTAGACTATTTTAAAAAAAATGATAATAAAGATTTTTATTATACAGCCGGTATTGGTCTATTTTATTTCGGATCAAATGCAAATGCCGATGATGACAATGATGGTTTAACAAACAAGGAAGAAGAGCTATTAGGAACCGATCCTAAAAATCCGGACACTGATGGTGATGGATTATTAGATGGTGCAGAAGTAAAAACATACAAAACTAATCCACTCGATCCAGACACTGATAAAGACGGTTTGAAAGATGGGCAGGAAGTTAATATGTACAAAACTGATCCCAACAAAGCTGATACAGACAACGACGGTTTGAATGACGGTGAAGAAGTTATGAAGTATAAAACTGATCCGTTGAAAGTTGATACTGATGGCGATGGTTTGAAAGATGGTGAAGAAGTTATGAAATACGATACAGATGGTGATGGTTTGAAAGACGGTGAAGAAGTTATGAAATATAAAACAGATCCATTGAATATTGATACCGATGGTGGAACAATAGGTGATGGTGTAGAAGTTAACAGAGGAACAAACCCACTTGATCCAAGTGATGATGTTCCTAAAGTTATTAAAGTTGAAGTTGGACAGGCAATTGTTCTTGAAGGAATTGAATTCAAAACTGCAAGTTCAGAAATTCTTCCTGTATCTGAGGAAATACTTAAGTTAGCCTTGAGTACCTTGAAATATTATAAAGATATGGAAGTTGAAATTGCAGGACATACAGATAATGTTGGGAAGAAAGCATATAATAAAAAACTATCTGATAGTCGTGCAAAAGCAGTTAAAACATGGTTAGTCAATCAAGGTATTGATGAGAAGAGAATAACCACTAGAGGTTATTGGTTCAGCAAACCAATTGCTACTAATAAAACAGCAGAAGGCAAACAAAAGAACAGAAGAATTGAATTCGTCCGTACAAAATAA
- the mscL gene encoding large-conductance mechanosensitive channel protein MscL — protein sequence MSIIKEFKSFAMKGNVIDLAIGIIIGAAFGKIVSSFVNDILMPPIGLLIGGVDFSSFSFILKYTSEGKIAAAIFYGKFLNTLIDFLIVAFAIFMMVKTINQLKKKEEVAPTEPPKPSNQELLLAEIRDLLKSN from the coding sequence ATGTCGATCATTAAAGAATTCAAATCCTTTGCTATGAAGGGAAATGTTATTGACTTAGCAATCGGTATAATAATCGGTGCTGCTTTTGGTAAAATTGTTTCTTCATTTGTTAATGATATTCTGATGCCACCAATTGGTTTGCTTATAGGTGGAGTTGATTTTAGTAGCTTTTCATTTATTCTAAAATATACTTCGGAAGGTAAAATTGCAGCAGCAATCTTTTATGGTAAATTTTTAAATACATTAATCGATTTTTTAATTGTAGCTTTTGCTATTTTTATGATGGTTAAAACTATTAATCAATTGAAAAAAAAGGAAGAAGTTGCGCCGACTGAACCACCAAAACCTTCAAACCAGGAGTTGCTTCTTGCAGAAATTCGTGATTTACTTAAATCAAATTAA
- a CDS encoding DUF3078 domain-containing protein, with protein MKRTIIIFFLFFAFTINAQIDSTDRQWTYSAASGINISQIALSNWTQGGDNAISWVLIVGGNANYKYLPWNFKNTFKLGYGRTKLGSDDYRTNDNEIFLETVLSYNIGWILDPYFSNTVRTLVSTGYDYKQTPVSKTADFFDPGYITQSIGFAYNKSKTFTTRLGLGFQETFTNKYRIQYSDDPKTTDKVEAFKFDTGIESVTNSEFSIDDNVLFTTMLRLFSSFKELDVWDVRWDNTLTAKVSKYFSVNVNILTIYEKRQSPKTQLKEGLQLGITYTWF; from the coding sequence ATGAAACGAACAATAATTATTTTTTTTCTATTCTTTGCTTTTACAATTAACGCTCAGATTGATTCAACTGATCGACAGTGGACTTATTCTGCTGCGTCAGGAATCAATATTAGCCAGATTGCTCTTAGTAATTGGACGCAGGGTGGTGATAATGCAATTAGCTGGGTTTTGATAGTTGGAGGTAATGCTAATTATAAATATCTGCCATGGAACTTTAAAAATACTTTTAAACTTGGTTATGGAAGAACCAAGTTGGGCAGTGATGATTATAGAACTAATGATAATGAGATTTTTTTGGAAACAGTTTTATCTTATAATATTGGTTGGATATTAGATCCTTATTTCAGCAACACTGTTAGAACCCTTGTTTCTACAGGTTATGATTACAAACAGACCCCGGTTAGTAAAACTGCCGATTTTTTCGATCCTGGTTACATTACACAAAGTATTGGATTTGCATATAACAAATCAAAAACATTTACAACAAGACTTGGACTTGGCTTCCAGGAAACATTCACAAACAAATATAGGATACAATATTCTGACGATCCAAAAACAACGGATAAGGTGGAGGCTTTTAAATTTGATACTGGTATTGAATCAGTAACCAATTCTGAGTTTTCAATTGATGATAATGTACTTTTTACAACAATGCTCCGCTTGTTTTCAAGCTTCAAAGAGCTTGATGTTTGGGATGTTAGATGGGACAATACACTAACTGCAAAAGTAAGCAAGTATTTTTCTGTGAATGTAAATATTCTTACAATATATGAAAAGAGGCAATCACCAAAAACACAGCTTAAAGAAGGTTTACAATTGGGGATTACCTATACATGGTTTTAG
- a CDS encoding succinate dehydrogenase cytochrome b subunit — protein MSWFFEAINSSLGKKFIMAISGIFLLIFLVIHLFGNIFLYVSRDAFNQYVFILSESALSYIIKVIEVVLFLGLIVHAYQGIRLTLENFIARPNRYAVNPKEAQADLPSRTMWITASIVFIFLVIHLRSFWYVFKFGEPGKNITMYDIVIKTFQDPFYSLLYFICVLLLGFHLWHGFQSTFQSLGLNHKKYTPAIKFFGKLYTIIITGGFATFPVYFYFLGGK, from the coding sequence ATGAGTTGGTTCTTTGAAGCAATTAACTCTTCTCTGGGTAAGAAATTTATTATGGCAATTTCTGGAATTTTCCTTCTAATCTTCCTTGTCATACATTTATTTGGTAATATTTTTCTTTATGTAAGCAGAGACGCATTCAATCAATATGTTTTTATCCTTTCAGAATCAGCACTTAGTTATATAATTAAAGTAATTGAGGTAGTTCTCTTTTTGGGTCTTATTGTTCACGCTTACCAAGGGATAAGATTAACACTGGAAAATTTTATTGCTCGTCCAAATCGTTATGCGGTCAATCCCAAAGAGGCTCAGGCTGATCTTCCTTCCAGAACAATGTGGATTACGGCAAGCATTGTCTTTATCTTTCTTGTAATTCATCTAAGAAGTTTTTGGTATGTATTTAAGTTCGGTGAACCTGGAAAGAATATTACAATGTATGATATTGTAATTAAAACATTTCAAGATCCATTTTATTCTTTGCTGTATTTTATCTGTGTCCTGCTTTTAGGATTTCATTTATGGCATGGTTTTCAAAGTACATTTCAAAGTCTTGGATTAAATCATAAAAAATATACTCCGGCAATAAAATTTTTTGGTAAACTTTACACAATTATTATTACAGGCGGATTCGCAACTTTTCCGGTTTACTTTTATTTTTTAGGAGGTAAGTGA
- a CDS encoding fumarate reductase/succinate dehydrogenase flavoprotein subunit — MIKLDSKIPSGSIQDKWTNHKFNVKLVNPSNKRKFEIIVVGTGLAGASAAASLAELGYNVTVLTFHDSPRRAHSIAAQGGINAAKNYTNDNDSVYRLFYDTLKGGDYRAREANVYRLAEVSNNIIDQCVAQGVPFAREYGGYLDNRSFGGAQVSRTFYARGQTGQQLLLGAYSALSRQVGLGKIKMFTRREMLELVVVDGMARGVVARNLVTGEIEKYSAHAVCLATGGYSRVFFLSTNAMNCNATAIWRAHKKGALFANPCYTQIHPTCLPLHGEQQSKLTLMSESLRNDGRIWVPKKPGDKRSPKQIPEDERDYFLERKYPSYGNLAPRDISSRSAKEACDAGMGVGDTGQAVYLNFEDSLKKIGKASIDEKYGNLFQMYQMITAENPYEVPMRIFPAPHYTMGGLWVDYNLMSTIPGLYVLGEANFSDHGANRLGASALMQGLADGYFVIPYTISDYLSTSKFSTVKTDHQAFLQEENTVKDITKKLLSINGKRTTDDLHRQLGRIAWNKVGMARNEKGLKEAIQEIRDLREEFWKNVNVPGSADDLNQALERAGRVADFMELAELLAIDALNRNESCGGHFREEYQTPEGEAKRDDENFSYAAAWEFNQVGKWTLHKEDLVFDYVKPSTRSYK; from the coding sequence ATGATTAAATTAGATTCTAAAATACCGTCTGGAAGTATTCAGGATAAATGGACGAACCATAAATTTAATGTTAAGCTTGTTAATCCATCCAATAAACGAAAATTTGAAATTATTGTTGTTGGTACCGGATTAGCCGGAGCATCCGCTGCTGCTTCGCTTGCTGAACTTGGATATAATGTTACTGTATTAACTTTTCACGATAGTCCAAGACGCGCGCATAGCATTGCCGCTCAAGGTGGAATTAATGCTGCAAAAAATTATACAAATGATAATGATAGTGTGTACAGATTATTTTATGATACGCTTAAAGGCGGCGATTATCGTGCGCGCGAAGCAAATGTTTATCGTCTTGCAGAAGTAAGCAACAACATTATCGATCAATGTGTGGCGCAAGGTGTTCCATTTGCACGAGAATATGGCGGATATCTCGATAACCGATCTTTCGGTGGCGCCCAGGTTTCAAGAACTTTTTATGCACGCGGACAAACGGGTCAGCAACTTTTACTTGGTGCTTATAGTGCATTAAGCAGACAAGTTGGGTTGGGTAAAATAAAAATGTTTACACGACGTGAAATGCTCGAGTTGGTTGTAGTTGATGGAATGGCACGTGGTGTAGTTGCAAGAAATTTAGTAACAGGTGAAATAGAAAAATATTCTGCCCATGCAGTTTGCTTGGCAACCGGTGGATATTCGCGTGTGTTTTTCCTTTCTACTAATGCTATGAATTGCAACGCAACAGCAATTTGGCGTGCACATAAAAAAGGTGCTTTGTTTGCAAATCCCTGCTACACACAAATTCATCCAACATGTTTACCGCTTCACGGCGAACAGCAATCCAAATTAACCTTGATGAGTGAAAGTTTGCGAAATGATGGAAGAATTTGGGTACCTAAAAAACCAGGTGATAAAAGATCCCCTAAACAAATTCCAGAAGATGAAAGAGATTATTTCCTGGAAAGAAAATATCCATCATATGGTAATCTTGCTCCAAGAGACATTTCATCGAGAAGCGCAAAAGAAGCTTGCGATGCAGGAATGGGTGTTGGAGATACCGGTCAGGCTGTATATCTCAATTTTGAAGATTCATTAAAAAAGATAGGCAAAGCCAGTATTGATGAAAAGTATGGCAACTTATTCCAGATGTATCAAATGATCACAGCAGAAAACCCATATGAAGTACCGATGCGAATATTTCCGGCACCACATTACACTATGGGCGGTTTATGGGTTGATTATAATTTGATGAGTACTATTCCAGGCTTGTATGTTTTGGGTGAAGCTAATTTTTCAGATCACGGAGCTAACCGTTTAGGAGCCAGTGCATTGATGCAAGGTTTAGCCGATGGTTACTTTGTTATTCCATATACAATCAGCGATTATTTATCGACCTCAAAATTTTCAACCGTCAAAACAGATCACCAAGCTTTTTTACAGGAAGAAAATACTGTAAAAGATATAACAAAGAAACTACTTTCGATCAATGGTAAAAGAACAACTGACGATTTACATAGACAGCTTGGTAGAATTGCTTGGAATAAAGTTGGAATGGCGAGAAATGAAAAAGGATTGAAGGAAGCTATTCAAGAGATAAGAGATTTACGTGAAGAGTTCTGGAAAAATGTAAATGTTCCGGGCTCAGCAGATGATTTGAACCAGGCATTAGAAAGAGCAGGTAGAGTTGCTGATTTTATGGAACTTGCAGAGCTGCTTGCAATTGATGCACTAAATAGAAATGAATCGTGTGGTGGTCATTTCAGGGAAGAATATCAAACACCGGAGGGTGAAGCTAAGCGTGATGATGAAAACTTTTCTTATGCTGCCGCTTGGGAATTTAATCAAGTTGGAAAATGGACACTACATAAAGAAGATTTAGTTTTTGATTATGTTAAACCATCCACAAGGAGTTACAAATAA
- a CDS encoding succinate dehydrogenase/fumarate reductase iron-sulfur subunit, which produces MSGNMNLTLKIWRQSNAKAKGQFVTFNAKNISPDSSFLEMLDMINEELEGSGKDPIAFEHDCREGICGCCGLVINGRPHGPLKGITTCQLHMRHFKDGDVITVEPWRAKAFPIIKDLIVDRTAFDKIIQAGGFISTSTGGAPDANSILIPKEIAETAMDAAACIGCGACVAACKNASAMLFVAAKVSHLNHLPQGQVEKFERVQKMIKTMDELGFGNCTNTYACEAECPKEISVAHIAKMNRDYFASKLKSNIK; this is translated from the coding sequence ATGAGTGGTAATATGAATCTTACTCTTAAAATTTGGCGGCAGTCAAATGCAAAAGCTAAAGGTCAATTTGTAACTTTTAATGCAAAAAATATTTCTCCGGATAGTTCTTTTCTCGAAATGCTCGACATGATTAATGAAGAGCTTGAAGGAAGTGGAAAAGATCCAATAGCATTTGAACATGATTGCCGTGAAGGAATTTGCGGCTGTTGTGGATTGGTAATTAATGGTCGCCCACATGGTCCACTTAAAGGAATAACAACCTGTCAGCTCCATATGCGTCACTTTAAGGACGGTGATGTAATAACAGTTGAACCATGGCGCGCAAAAGCATTTCCAATCATTAAGGATTTGATAGTTGACCGCACGGCTTTCGATAAAATTATTCAAGCTGGCGGATTTATTTCTACAAGTACTGGTGGAGCGCCTGATGCAAATTCAATTCTGATTCCAAAAGAAATTGCAGAAACTGCAATGGATGCTGCTGCATGTATTGGCTGCGGAGCTTGCGTGGCAGCATGTAAAAATGCTTCGGCTATGCTTTTTGTTGCTGCAAAAGTTTCTCATCTTAATCATCTGCCACAGGGGCAAGTTGAGAAATTTGAACGAGTTCAGAAAATGATAAAAACGATGGACGAACTTGGGTTTGGAAATTGTACAAATACTTATGCTTGCGAAGCAGAATGCCCGAAAGAAATTTCCGTTGCTCACATTGCAAAAATGAATAGAGACTACTTTGCTTCAAAACTAAAATCGAATATAAAGTGA